In Puniceicoccales bacterium, a genomic segment contains:
- the ychF gene encoding redox-regulated ATPase YchF, with translation MLKAGIVGLPNVGKSTLFNALTRSRKASAENYPFCTIEPNLGIVELPDDRLAKLAQIVKTNKIVPATVEFVDIAGLVAGASQGEGLGNKFLANIREVDAIVHLVRCFEDTDIVHHMGKINPLRDIEVINTELILADLQSIDNQIQKNTKKAKSGDKDAQNSIELLRDLHNHLNDGNMANSFSVKKEDEPRLKSFNLLTNKPMIYAGNVSENGLTDSSCQKHISAIEQYVSGQTQAKSCLICAQLESDLLDFSPMDAANYLNDLAMKDTGVSALIRLTYDLLGLASYFTAGEPEVHAWTFKKGMKAPQCAGIIHGDFEKGFIKAEVVSYDDLIASGSYAAAKEYGKYRLEGKDYEFCDGDVAIFRFNV, from the coding sequence ATGTTGAAAGCTGGTATAGTGGGGTTACCGAATGTGGGTAAAAGTACCCTATTCAATGCATTAACTCGTTCCAGAAAAGCATCTGCAGAAAACTATCCTTTTTGTACCATAGAGCCGAACCTGGGCATTGTAGAATTACCAGACGATAGACTAGCCAAACTCGCCCAAATAGTAAAAACAAACAAAATTGTCCCAGCAACGGTGGAATTTGTGGATATAGCCGGACTGGTAGCAGGGGCAAGCCAGGGCGAAGGACTTGGCAACAAATTCCTAGCAAACATCCGCGAAGTTGACGCCATTGTCCATCTGGTGAGATGTTTTGAAGACACTGATATTGTGCATCATATGGGTAAGATTAACCCGCTGCGAGACATAGAAGTAATAAATACCGAGCTGATCCTGGCCGATCTCCAGTCCATAGATAACCAAATACAAAAAAATACCAAAAAAGCAAAAAGTGGAGACAAAGATGCTCAAAATTCAATCGAACTACTCCGGGACCTACATAACCATCTAAACGATGGAAATATGGCCAATAGTTTTTCGGTTAAAAAAGAAGATGAGCCCAGGCTGAAATCATTTAATCTGCTTACAAATAAACCAATGATATATGCCGGAAATGTTTCCGAAAATGGACTTACAGATTCCAGTTGCCAAAAACACATCTCGGCGATCGAACAATATGTTTCTGGCCAAACCCAAGCCAAAAGCTGCCTGATCTGTGCCCAACTGGAGTCAGATCTCCTGGATTTCTCACCGATGGATGCAGCCAACTATTTAAATGACCTGGCCATGAAAGATACAGGTGTATCAGCCCTGATAAGGTTAACCTATGATTTGCTTGGTCTAGCTTCGTACTTTACAGCCGGAGAACCCGAAGTACATGCCTGGACATTCAAAAAAGGCATGAAAGCCCCTCAATGTGCTGGAATCATACATGGAGACTTCGAAAAAGGATTCATAAAAGCGGAAGTTGTTAGCTACGATGATCTGATCGCCAGTGGTAGCTACGCCGCCGCAAAGGAATATGGTAAATACAGGCTTGAAGGCAAGGACTATGAATTTTGTGACGGCGATGTCGCAATCTTCAGGTTCAATGTATGA
- a CDS encoding integration host factor subunit beta: MGKNFTKKELSDSLHTGFGLAQRQAKKIVHSIFELLAGALKAKRNVEIRDFGVFQLAIRKRRVGRNPNKPEKDVMIPERVIVKFKCGKELREHVEKIPPSHIKNKK, encoded by the coding sequence ATGGGGAAAAATTTTACTAAAAAAGAATTATCCGACAGTCTACACACTGGGTTTGGATTAGCACAAAGACAGGCCAAGAAAATTGTTCACTCGATTTTTGAATTGTTAGCTGGTGCATTAAAAGCTAAGCGTAATGTTGAAATTCGTGATTTTGGTGTATTTCAACTAGCCATCAGGAAACGTCGCGTTGGAAGAAATCCAAATAAACCGGAAAAAGATGTGATGATACCAGAACGTGTAATCGTCAAGTTCAAATGTGGCAAAGAGTTACGTGAGCACGTAGAAAAAATACCGCCTTCGCATATAAAAAATAAAAAATAA
- the tpiA gene encoding triose-phosphate isomerase, which produces MGKYIIAGNWKMNKSKAESESLCNSISKSIPDLANTEVIVCPPFTSLDIAASILQKKIHLGAQNLYPQPSGAFTGEISPSMIYDMGARYVILGHSERRAIFNESNQFINAKIIAALEHNLTPIICVGETEKERETNITTEIISSQIEEGLQGIHDPNIILAYEPVWAIGTGKTATPKIAQEVHSLIRKLLIEKFGPSGKIIKILYGGSMKPENARDLLLEDDIDGGLIGGASLKAETFIELIKIADAI; this is translated from the coding sequence ATGGGAAAATATATAATAGCTGGCAATTGGAAAATGAATAAGTCCAAAGCCGAAAGTGAGTCACTATGCAACAGCATTTCTAAATCGATACCTGACCTTGCCAACACCGAAGTGATTGTATGTCCACCATTCACATCGCTGGACATTGCAGCTTCAATTCTGCAAAAAAAAATACATCTAGGTGCCCAGAACCTATACCCTCAACCATCCGGTGCATTCACTGGAGAAATCTCTCCATCAATGATTTATGACATGGGAGCCAGATATGTTATCCTCGGCCATAGTGAGCGACGTGCCATTTTCAATGAATCGAATCAGTTTATCAATGCAAAAATAATTGCTGCCCTCGAACATAATCTGACACCGATAATTTGCGTTGGGGAAACAGAAAAAGAAAGGGAAACCAATATTACAACCGAAATAATATCTTCCCAAATAGAAGAAGGCCTTCAGGGCATCCATGACCCAAATATTATCCTGGCCTACGAACCGGTCTGGGCCATTGGCACTGGCAAAACGGCTACACCAAAGATAGCCCAGGAAGTCCACTCGCTAATCCGGAAGCTTTTGATAGAAAAATTCGGTCCTTCGGGGAAAATAATCAAAATTCTATACGGTGGATCGATGAAACCTGAAAATGCCAGAGATCTTCTGTTAGAAGATGATATAGACGGTGGATTGATCGGTGGAGCTTCGCTAAAAGCTGAGACATTCATCGAGCTTATAAAGATCGCTGATGCCATTTAA
- a CDS encoding ABC transporter permease, producing MTLDSQQKTNNPAVDQEKSGLFSSIICCKDRHIELVITLLSFIGETSLSLIKLLRFQLKLRKNDFQQLIQHTGVDALPIVVLISFLVGLIISFISIIQLRAFGASIYVADLVGLAMTREMGCLMVGVIMSGRTGAAFAATLGSMNVNEELDALKTFGISVIDFLVTPRIIAITLMMPFLCIFADFFGIIGGLAAALPSMDVTITQYIIQTQNSVSVHDIFVGIVKCSVFGIIISATGCFHGINCDRDASSVGVAATSAVVSSITLIIIADAIFAVLLSMFGI from the coding sequence ATGACATTGGATTCTCAACAAAAAACAAACAATCCTGCGGTAGATCAGGAAAAATCAGGTCTATTTTCTTCAATTATATGCTGTAAAGATAGACACATTGAGCTGGTAATTACGCTATTATCTTTTATCGGAGAAACCAGCCTATCGCTAATAAAATTACTAAGATTTCAGCTAAAACTACGTAAAAACGATTTCCAGCAGTTGATTCAACATACCGGTGTCGACGCACTCCCCATTGTGGTGTTGATAAGTTTCCTGGTAGGGCTCATCATATCCTTTATCAGTATCATACAACTAAGAGCCTTTGGTGCAAGCATATACGTAGCCGATCTCGTCGGCCTAGCTATGACCAGAGAAATGGGTTGTTTGATGGTCGGCGTCATAATGTCTGGCAGAACCGGCGCAGCGTTTGCTGCAACCCTAGGGAGCATGAATGTAAACGAAGAACTCGATGCATTAAAAACCTTTGGTATTTCCGTCATAGATTTTCTAGTGACACCAAGGATTATAGCAATAACACTTATGATGCCATTTCTATGTATATTTGCCGATTTTTTTGGTATAATTGGTGGCCTGGCCGCTGCGCTGCCATCCATGGATGTAACCATAACGCAATATATCATACAAACCCAGAACTCTGTATCTGTGCATGACATATTTGTTGGCATAGTAAAATGCAGTGTTTTTGGAATAATAATCTCTGCCACCGGATGTTTTCATGGCATCAACTGTGATCGGGATGCGTCATCGGTGGGAGTTGCAGCCACATCCGCGGTGGTATCTAGCATAACATTGATCATAATCGCCGACGCCATATTTGCCGTATTGCTTTCCATGTTTGGCATATAA
- a CDS encoding lipid-A-disaccharide synthase → MMKILFEDPKTPVDLLVIAGEHSGDEHAASIVSKILKKNNHINVYAIGGTKLQESGAKLLFNLTEFSVVGLLEVTKHILIFRKLLQVTVDWIKKNKPKVLCLVDYPGFNLRLASILYKKKLSRKAGGDLFIYYYIGPQIWAWKAKRRFMMAKTIDSLGVIFPFEVDCYSDTDLDVHFVGHPFLEDGYNLGIKFCPSAPMLLLPGSRIAAVKRIFPIILNLFKSATAQNTKAIVLYPNETILQILCKHIVNHHLESRISLVSAGTDIVVSSAIMSSGTMSLKCALAGLPGIIVYKSNPITYFVGRRLVKIKYLGIANILLNEDAIPEFIQSRFADAIPYVSRLCNESTIEHAKINSLKIRKLLCKTSNSMAEDKVIEKIF, encoded by the coding sequence ATGATGAAGATTCTATTCGAAGACCCTAAAACACCGGTGGATCTGCTAGTCATAGCCGGCGAACATTCAGGCGATGAACATGCAGCCAGCATTGTGTCAAAGATATTGAAAAAAAACAACCATATCAATGTCTATGCCATCGGTGGTACTAAACTACAGGAATCTGGAGCTAAATTATTATTCAATCTAACAGAATTTTCAGTGGTCGGATTACTGGAAGTAACGAAACATATCCTGATATTTCGTAAGCTATTACAGGTGACCGTCGACTGGATCAAAAAAAATAAACCAAAAGTCCTGTGCCTGGTCGATTACCCTGGGTTTAACCTGAGGTTAGCCAGTATATTATATAAAAAAAAATTAAGCCGTAAAGCTGGAGGTGATTTATTCATATATTACTACATCGGACCACAAATCTGGGCCTGGAAAGCAAAACGTCGATTTATGATGGCCAAGACCATCGATTCTCTGGGTGTAATTTTTCCATTCGAGGTTGACTGTTACAGCGACACAGACCTGGATGTGCATTTTGTTGGACACCCATTTTTAGAAGATGGCTATAATCTTGGAATCAAATTTTGTCCATCGGCACCTATGTTGTTATTGCCTGGCAGTAGAATTGCCGCCGTAAAACGCATTTTCCCAATAATATTAAATCTATTCAAATCTGCCACGGCTCAAAATACAAAGGCAATTGTCCTATATCCTAACGAAACAATTCTGCAAATCCTGTGCAAACACATCGTAAATCATCACCTAGAATCCAGAATAAGCCTTGTGTCAGCCGGCACTGATATCGTAGTTAGTTCAGCTATAATGAGTTCTGGCACAATGTCACTGAAATGTGCTCTGGCAGGGCTACCCGGCATAATAGTATATAAATCCAACCCTATTACATATTTTGTAGGACGTAGACTGGTAAAAATAAAATACCTTGGCATAGCCAATATATTGCTCAACGAAGATGCCATCCCAGAATTTATCCAAAGCCGTTTTGCCGATGCAATACCCTATGTATCCAGATTATGCAACGAATCAACCATCGAACATGCCAAAATTAATAGCCTAAAAATAAGAAAATTACTCTGTAAAACCTCAAATAGCATGGCGGAAGACAAAGTTATTGAGAAAATATTTTAA
- a CDS encoding glycogen/starch/alpha-glucan phosphorylase, whose product MTKVSKEQVKAMDIKDENIKEVFFIDAEVDELKNSIKWHLNCTLARDPSSATKNDWWLASCYALRDKILDRFIKTQAVHHKANTKRLYYLSLEYLTGQLFTNNLHNTGTFEKMSAALKELGQDIEEISKEGPDPGLGNGGLGRLAACFLDSLATLNYPAIGYGIHYEFGLFKQEIINGQQVERPDSWMSSGANPWQIARPENAQRVKLYGRIESHFNEKGDWTPLWVDTRDIIGIPWDIPVVGYGAETINFLRLWESKATKDFNFDEFNRGDYIDAVHDKAVGETISKVLYPNDSTEQGKELRLVQQYFFVSCSIKDILRRYKNAHSGWKNFTGTTAIQLNDTHPAVAVLELMRLLVDEESISWDKAWQMCQSVFGYTNHTLLPEALETWSVGLFKNVLPRHYQIVCEINKRFLDGDVQKTWPNDDQKKRDLSIISSGDNPVIRMAYLSVVACHSVNGVAAMHSDLLKSQLFKDFYQMYPDKFNNKTNGITPRRWLKLCNPELSALIDSKIGQNWTTNLDKLQLLELFADDTEFQNEFLKIKHNNKVKLAKIIQEKCGITVSPKAIFDVQIKRLHEYKRQHLNLLHIITLYHRLLHNQIDIHPTVFIFAAKAAPGYRIAKTIIHAINVVGKFINNCTAINDKIKVAFIPNYCVSLAEKIIPAADVSEQISTAGKEASGTGNMKLALNGACTLGTLDGANVEIKEEVGDENIFIFGKTEAEIASLQHQGYNPWDYYHSNGELRAILDWMRSDFFRTEDGSNPVKELAENLLTHGDPFFVFADYEDYCKTQKLINETYTHRKIWAKMAIYNTAKVGKFSSDRTIREYADEIWKLSPLKIGK is encoded by the coding sequence ATGACTAAAGTATCAAAAGAACAGGTTAAGGCCATGGATATAAAAGATGAAAATATAAAAGAAGTCTTTTTCATAGACGCCGAAGTCGATGAACTTAAAAATTCAATAAAATGGCATCTAAATTGCACATTGGCCAGAGATCCATCATCGGCCACAAAAAATGACTGGTGGTTGGCTTCATGCTACGCCCTGAGAGATAAAATCTTGGATAGATTTATAAAAACCCAGGCAGTTCATCATAAAGCCAATACAAAGAGATTATATTATCTGTCGCTGGAATATTTGACCGGGCAATTATTTACCAATAACTTACATAATACCGGAACCTTCGAAAAAATGTCAGCTGCCCTCAAAGAACTAGGCCAGGACATAGAGGAAATTTCTAAAGAAGGCCCAGATCCCGGCCTGGGTAATGGTGGTCTTGGTAGATTGGCAGCCTGCTTTCTTGACTCTCTTGCCACACTAAATTATCCGGCAATAGGCTATGGTATCCATTACGAGTTCGGTCTATTTAAACAGGAAATAATAAACGGCCAGCAGGTGGAACGGCCAGATAGCTGGATGTCTTCAGGAGCCAATCCTTGGCAGATAGCACGACCAGAAAATGCCCAAAGAGTAAAGCTATATGGTCGAATAGAAAGCCACTTTAACGAAAAAGGCGATTGGACACCGCTATGGGTCGATACCCGTGATATCATTGGAATTCCCTGGGACATTCCGGTGGTTGGCTATGGTGCCGAAACAATAAATTTCCTGAGACTTTGGGAATCGAAAGCCACCAAAGATTTCAACTTCGATGAATTCAATCGAGGAGATTACATCGACGCGGTCCATGACAAAGCTGTGGGCGAAACAATCTCCAAGGTGTTGTATCCAAACGATTCCACTGAACAAGGCAAAGAACTGAGGCTGGTTCAACAATACTTTTTCGTCTCCTGCTCCATCAAGGATATCCTCCGCCGCTATAAAAATGCCCACAGCGGCTGGAAAAACTTCACAGGTACAACCGCCATACAACTAAATGATACACATCCCGCTGTGGCTGTACTAGAACTGATGCGTTTACTGGTGGATGAAGAATCCATCAGCTGGGATAAGGCCTGGCAAATGTGCCAATCTGTTTTTGGCTATACCAACCATACCCTGCTACCAGAAGCATTGGAGACCTGGAGTGTCGGACTATTCAAAAATGTTCTGCCAAGGCATTACCAAATAGTCTGTGAAATAAACAAAAGGTTTTTGGACGGTGATGTCCAAAAAACCTGGCCCAACGATGATCAAAAGAAACGGGACCTGTCCATAATATCCTCTGGAGACAACCCGGTTATACGGATGGCCTATCTATCGGTGGTCGCCTGTCATTCGGTAAATGGTGTGGCAGCTATGCATAGTGATTTGCTTAAGTCACAGCTATTCAAAGATTTTTACCAGATGTATCCGGATAAATTTAACAACAAAACCAATGGCATAACCCCAAGGCGCTGGCTGAAGCTGTGTAACCCTGAACTTTCAGCTCTAATAGATTCCAAAATCGGCCAAAACTGGACCACAAACCTAGATAAATTGCAACTTTTAGAACTATTTGCCGACGACACGGAATTCCAAAATGAATTTTTAAAGATAAAGCACAATAACAAGGTTAAATTGGCAAAAATAATCCAAGAAAAATGCGGCATTACGGTTAGCCCAAAAGCCATATTTGATGTGCAAATAAAAAGATTACATGAATACAAACGCCAACATTTGAACCTATTACATATCATCACCCTCTATCATAGGCTTTTACATAACCAAATAGATATACATCCGACGGTGTTTATTTTTGCGGCCAAGGCAGCTCCTGGCTACAGGATAGCCAAGACCATAATTCATGCCATAAATGTCGTTGGTAAATTTATAAACAATTGCACTGCAATAAATGACAAAATAAAAGTTGCCTTTATTCCGAATTACTGTGTCAGTCTAGCGGAAAAAATAATACCCGCAGCGGATGTCTCTGAGCAGATTTCCACGGCTGGTAAGGAAGCATCCGGCACTGGCAATATGAAGCTAGCCTTGAACGGTGCCTGTACCCTAGGAACCCTCGATGGTGCAAATGTGGAAATAAAGGAAGAAGTCGGTGACGAAAATATTTTCATTTTTGGGAAAACCGAAGCTGAAATCGCTAGTCTTCAGCACCAGGGCTACAATCCCTGGGATTATTACCATTCCAACGGTGAACTAAGAGCAATTCTCGACTGGATGAGGTCGGATTTTTTCCGAACCGAAGATGGATCAAATCCGGTAAAAGAGCTGGCCGAAAACCTGTTAACCCATGGCGACCCGTTCTTCGTCTTTGCCGACTACGAGGATTATTGCAAAACTCAGAAATTAATAAACGAAACGTATACCCATAGGAAAATTTGGGCTAAAATGGCAATTTATAATACGGCAAAAGTTGGCAAGTTCTCAAGCGATAGGACGATACGTGAATATGCCGACGAAATATGGAAACTTTCTCCACTGAAAATAGGAAAATGA
- the dxs gene encoding 1-deoxy-D-xylulose-5-phosphate synthase, producing the protein MHRLLDSITSPSELKSLNTKQLGQLAFEIREKILETTKKNGGHLASNLGVVELTIALHKVFDSPKDQIVFDVSHQCYAHKLLTGRNDDNFLKIRQSHGYSGFCSRAESDHDIFTCGHSGTALSSAIGLAVAKKINNDNSHVIAVLGDASLTNGITLEGLNNISLAAGTIIVVLNDNGYAITENVGAIANYLNGMMRSRCYLKLKSLIKSLFRAFPGGDSMVCWFAKMKRMIKGLIIPSTLFEHYGLKYLGPVDGHSIPDIIENLEFCKDAKAPILLHVKTQKGRGLQQAIDNPRDFHGLSPAGSAISSPKHKHKHETSYQEIFGLAAIKLAENNKNIVAITAAMSTGTSLDKFKDKFPDRFFDVGIAEEHAITFSAGLSRNGLFPICAIYSTFLQRSLDNIIHDIALQNLPILCCIDRAGPSPTDGPTHHGLFDISYLKFIPGIVLMQPKDGNELIQMMFSAIKWNKPCFIRYPKAELDAFEINWHPDAMDFGTAEVIRRGTDVCLISLGSMYNMALAIHENLRRSNISCTIVNARFANPIDETLILEMARKHSLILTLEDHAVKDGFGSSIAELLHIKGIHTAIKIFGWPSKFLDHATSIESLASKYSISSDAIANEVKKFLSTK; encoded by the coding sequence ATGCACAGGTTACTTGACAGTATAACTTCGCCATCTGAACTAAAGTCGTTAAATACTAAACAATTAGGTCAGCTTGCCTTTGAGATAAGGGAAAAAATATTAGAAACCACAAAAAAAAATGGAGGACACCTGGCATCGAATCTTGGAGTGGTAGAATTAACCATAGCACTCCATAAAGTATTCGATTCTCCAAAAGATCAAATAGTCTTCGATGTATCCCATCAATGCTACGCCCATAAGCTACTAACCGGCAGAAACGATGATAATTTTCTTAAAATAAGGCAAAGCCATGGCTATTCAGGGTTCTGCTCTAGGGCTGAAAGTGACCATGACATATTCACCTGTGGCCATTCAGGAACGGCTCTTTCTTCAGCCATTGGCCTAGCCGTTGCAAAAAAAATAAACAACGACAATAGCCATGTTATAGCTGTCCTGGGCGATGCATCCCTGACCAATGGAATAACTTTGGAAGGGCTTAATAATATTTCTCTAGCAGCCGGAACAATCATTGTTGTGCTCAATGATAACGGCTATGCCATAACAGAAAACGTCGGAGCCATCGCCAATTACCTAAATGGTATGATGCGCAGTCGATGCTACCTAAAGCTAAAAAGCCTAATAAAATCCCTATTCAGAGCGTTCCCAGGCGGAGATTCAATGGTATGCTGGTTTGCCAAAATGAAGAGGATGATCAAAGGTCTGATAATACCATCAACACTGTTTGAACACTACGGGCTGAAGTATCTCGGACCCGTAGACGGCCATAGCATTCCCGATATCATAGAAAATCTGGAGTTTTGTAAAGACGCTAAGGCTCCTATACTGCTACATGTAAAGACGCAAAAGGGCCGTGGGCTGCAACAGGCCATCGATAATCCCAGAGATTTTCATGGTCTATCGCCGGCCGGCTCGGCCATATCTAGCCCTAAACATAAACACAAACATGAAACCTCCTATCAAGAAATTTTTGGACTAGCGGCTATCAAATTGGCAGAAAATAACAAAAACATTGTGGCCATCACAGCCGCCATGTCCACCGGCACGTCACTGGACAAGTTCAAGGATAAATTTCCGGACAGGTTTTTTGATGTTGGGATAGCCGAGGAACACGCGATTACCTTCTCGGCTGGACTATCCAGAAATGGCCTATTCCCAATCTGTGCCATATACTCAACATTCCTACAAAGGTCGCTGGACAATATCATCCATGACATCGCGCTGCAAAACCTTCCGATCCTATGTTGCATAGACCGAGCAGGCCCCAGTCCAACCGATGGACCAACCCACCATGGATTATTCGATATTTCCTACTTAAAATTCATACCAGGTATTGTACTGATGCAGCCAAAAGACGGCAACGAATTGATACAAATGATGTTTTCGGCCATTAAATGGAACAAACCTTGCTTTATACGCTATCCAAAGGCCGAACTGGATGCCTTCGAGATAAATTGGCACCCAGATGCTATGGATTTCGGCACAGCAGAGGTAATCAGACGCGGAACTGACGTTTGCCTAATATCACTTGGCAGTATGTACAATATGGCATTGGCCATACATGAAAATCTTCGCCGATCGAATATCTCCTGTACCATCGTCAATGCGAGATTTGCAAACCCCATCGACGAGACATTAATTCTCGAGATGGCCAGGAAACATTCTCTGATCCTGACCCTTGAAGATCATGCAGTAAAAGATGGCTTCGGTTCATCCATTGCCGAACTTCTACACATAAAAGGAATACACACGGCCATAAAGATCTTCGGCTGGCCAAGCAAATTCCTGGACCATGCCACGTCGATAGAATCACTGGCTAGTAAATATTCAATTAGTTCCGACGCCATAGCCAATGAGGTGAAAAAATTTCTATCGACTAAATAG
- a CDS encoding HIT domain-containing protein, which yields MQNLNAFGRAAYVETKKESDANPFLTIPTIEDEKSVLLLKKSNFCYMMLNKFPYNAGHLLIMPFREVNRLDLLSAEERTDIIEMVTLGQVILQKALAPDGFNIGFNLGAAAGAGIPQHLHCHVVPRWIGDTNFMTILGETRIINQSPEEMWSRLKKFI from the coding sequence ATGCAAAATCTAAATGCTTTTGGGCGTGCAGCCTACGTGGAAACCAAAAAGGAATCTGATGCTAATCCATTTCTTACAATACCGACCATTGAGGATGAAAAAAGTGTCCTATTGCTTAAGAAAAGTAATTTTTGTTATATGATGCTTAATAAATTTCCGTATAATGCTGGCCATTTACTCATTATGCCATTTAGAGAAGTCAATCGACTTGATTTGCTATCGGCTGAAGAACGTACAGATATCATCGAAATGGTAACGCTAGGCCAGGTAATTTTACAAAAAGCTCTGGCTCCAGATGGGTTTAATATAGGGTTCAATCTTGGTGCTGCTGCCGGAGCCGGCATTCCACAACATCTTCATTGCCATGTGGTTCCTCGATGGATCGGTGACACGAACTTTATGACTATCCTGGGAGAAACAAGAATTATCAATCAATCCCCGGAAGAAATGTGGTCAAGATTAAAAAAATTCATATAA